Proteins found in one Aspergillus chevalieri M1 DNA, chromosome 2, nearly complete sequence genomic segment:
- a CDS encoding ATP-binding cassette glutathione S-conjugate transporter YCF1 (COG:Q;~EggNog:ENOG410PFBG;~InterPro:IPR017871,IPR027417,IPR003593,IPR011527, IPR003439,IPR036640;~PFAM:PF00005,PF00664;~TransMembrane:15 (o60-81i93-115o130-149i161-180o192-212i292-310o316-335i347-368o441-462i531-554o566-590i965-989o1009-1036i1095-1121o1199-1217i);~go_component: GO:0016021 - integral component of membrane [Evidence IEA];~go_function: GO:0005524 - ATP binding [Evidence IEA];~go_function: GO:0016887 - ATPase activity [Evidence IEA];~go_function: GO:0042626 - ATPase-coupled transmembrane transporter activity [Evidence IEA];~go_process: GO:0055085 - transmembrane transport [Evidence IEA]) → MLDGNSQAILGNSIPGSSPLSSSPEAVFQPQHRQAFCGDVEGWGPMSPFRFDLTPCFLDAGVAIVAAWGLLMGSGAIWFLLKKRVPQPVSKNWHFYAKLVVLGALIIATALQAALQVETYPNNWWADFRFWSSILTLASLGVIFTVQYFEHWRSRQPNGVVLFYWVFFIVAYVVKLRSLVSRQAYKDRIPYFVSFNVSFGLALLEFVLEYLVPKKQSAYEALGEEDECPYEYADIFSVLTFSWLTPMMKYGYKNFLTQDDLWTLRRRDTTSVTLNTLEESWQQELKKKKPSLWLALFKSFGGSYFRGAIIKCGSDLLAFVQPQLLRVLITFIDSYRTDEPQPVIQGIAIALAMFLVSIGQTLCLHQYFQRAFDTGMRVKSSLTAMIYSKSLKLSSEGRSSKTSGDIVNHMAVDQQRLSDLAQFGAQLWSAPFQIVLCMVSLYQLVGYSMFAGIGVMILMIPLNGTIARMMKKLQISQMKNKDMRSRLMTEILNNIKSIKLYAWNTAFMNKLSHIRNDLELNTLRKIGATQAVANFSWQSTPFLVSCSTFTVFVLTRDQPLSTDVVFPALTLFNILTFPLSILPIVITSIIEASVAVRRLTDYFTAEELQPDAVTFEEPVSHVGDESVRIRDASFTWDRYQQIPVIDNIDFSARKGELSCIVGRVGSGKSSLLQSIIGDLWKLEGEVVVRGRIAYVAQSPWVMNATVRENIVFGHRWDPEFYDLTVEACALLDDFKNIPDGDQTEVGERGISLSGGQKARLTLARAVYARADIYILDDILSAVDQHVGRHLINRVLGKDGILSSKTRILATNSIPVLKTADFIGLLRDKTLVEKGTYEQLLAMKGEVANLIRTTMNDSDDEAEGSNLASPESSDSATVIDNPDSEVSDADEAEGEVGNLLPIRSGGQARRASTHTLRRASTASWHGPQRKVADEENALKSKQTQETSQQGKVSWDVYLEYAKNSNVIAVGFYLFALLAAQTCQVAGSYWLKYFSETNERQGNNANVGKFIGVYLAFGLGSSLLVILQNLILWIFCSIEASRKMHERMAFSIFRSPMSFFETTPSGRILNRFSSDIYRIDEVLARTFNMLFGNSAKALFTMIVIASSTPAFILVVLPLGYIYLSYQKYYLRTSRELKRLDSVSRSPIYAHFQESLGGVSTIRAYKQEDRFTLENEWRMDANLRAYFPSICVNRWLAVRLEFIGSIVILSSALLSILSVATRSGLSAGMVGLAMSYALQITQSLNWIVRQTVEVETNIVSVERVLEYAELPSEAPEVIFKNRPAIGWPGQGAVSFNNYSTRYRPGLDLVLKDISLDIKPHEKIGVVGRTGAGKSSLTLALFRIIEPDNGSIKIDGLDVSTIGLFDLRGRLAIIPQDPAMFEGTLRDNLDPRHAHGDMELWSVLEHARLKDHVASMEGQLDARIQEGGSNLSQGQRQLVSLARALLTPSNILVLDEATAAVDVETDALLQRTLRSSIFSDRTIITIAHRINTIIDSDRIIVLDQGRVAEFDTPAELVKQRGKFYDLAKEAGLLDNDGIAILQ, encoded by the exons ATGCTTGATGGTAATTCCCAGGCGATCCTAGGGAATTCCATCCCGGGATCGTCTCCGTTATCTTCCAGTCCCGAGGCGGTATTCCAACCCCAGCATCGACAGGCTTTTTGCGGCGATGTCGAGGGTTGGGGTCCTATGAGCCCCTTCAGATTCGATCTTACGCCGTGTTTTCTTGATGCCGGAGTGGCTATTGTTGCAGCATGGGGGTTGTTGATGGGATCCGGTGCTATCTGGTTCCTGCTGAAGAAGCGCGTTCCTCAACCGGTGTCGAAAAACTGGCATTTCTACGCTAAATTG GTCGTGTTGGGCGCATTGATTATTGCGACAGCGCTTCAAGCCGCGCTTCAAGTCGAAACTTATCCGAACAATTGGTGGGCCGACTTTCGTTTCTGGAGCTCGATCCTTACTCTCGCGTCGCTGGGTGTGATATTCACGGTACAATACTTTGAGCACTGGCGCAGTCGGCAGCCGAACGGAGTCGTTCTATTCTACTGGGTCTTTTTCATCGTCGCCTACGTTGTGAAGTTGCGATCGCTCGTCTCTCGACAGGCGTACAAGGATCGCATCCCGTACTTCGTCTCATTTAATGTGAGCTTCGGATTGGCTCTACTGGAATTTGTGCTGGAGTACTTGGTTCCCAAGAAGCAGAGTGCTTACGAGGCGTTGGGCGAGGAGGATGAATGTCCCTATGAATATGCGGATATTTTCTCCGTTCTGACCTTCAGCTGGTTGACTCCGATGATGAAGTATGGCTATAAGAACTTCCTCACTCAAGATGATCTTTGGACCCTGCGCCGACGGGATACCACTTCTGTGACCTTGAACACTTTGGAGGAGAGCTGGCAGCAAGAgctgaaaaagaagaagccgtCTTTGTGGCTCGCGCTGTTCAAGTCATTTGGTGGTTCATATTTCCGCGGTGCCATCATCAAATGTGGAAGTGATCTCCTTGCCTTCGTTCAGCCCCAGCTTCTGCGGGTTCTGATTACATTTATCGACTCTTATCGGACGGATGAGCCTCAGCCGGTAATTCAAGGTATTGCGATTGCTCTCGCCATGTTCCTGGTTTCAATCGGGCAGACTCTGTGCCTTCACCAATACTTCCAGAGAGCTTTCGACACCGGTATGCGGGTCAAGTCATCACTGACGGCCATGATCTATTCCAAGTCCTTGAAGCTGTCAAGCGAAGGCCGTTCATCCAAGACTTCTGGCGACATTGTCAACCACATGGCTGTTGACCAGCAGCGCTTGTCTGACCTGGCGCAATTTGGCGCGCAGCTCTGGTCGGCGCCATTCCAAATCGTTTTATGCATGGTTTCGCTCTATCAGCTGGTAGGATATAGCATGTTTGCCGGTATCGGTGTTATGATTCTCATGATTCCTCTGAATGGCACGATTGCCAGGATGATGAAAAAACTCCAAATCTCGCAGATgaagaacaaggatatgCGATCGAGGTTGATGACAGAGATCCTGAATAACATTAAGAGCATCAAGCTTTATGCGTGGAACACCGCTTTCATGAACAAACTCAGCCATATCCGAAACGACTTGGAACTGAACACTCTTCGCAAAATCGGTGCGACGCAGGCGGTTGCTAACTTCTCCTGGCAATCCACGCCATTCCTCGTGTCTTGCTCTACCTTTACGGTTTTTGTTTTGACCAGAGATCAACCGTTGAGTACGGATGTGGTGTTCCCTGCTTTGACGCTCTTCAACATTCTCACTTTCCCGCTTTCCATCCTGCCAATTGTCATCACATCGATTATTGAAGCTTCGGTCGCCGTCAGGCGCTTGACTGATTACTTCACGGCCGAAGAACTGCAGCCGGATGCTGTGACTTTTGAGGAGCCCGTGTCGCACGTTGGTGATGAATCGGTCCGAATCCGCGACGCTTCCTTTACCTGGGACAGATACCAGCAAATTCCTGTCATTGACAACATCGACTTTAGTGCTCGCAAGGGTGAACTTAGCTGTATTGTTGGTCGGGTGGGTTCTGGAAAGTCTTCTCTGCTACAATCGATCATCGGTGATCTGTGGAAGTTGGAAGGCGAGGTTGTCGTCCGAGGCCGTATTGCCTATGTCGCACAGTCACCGTGGGTGATGAACGCCACGGTTCGTGAAAATATCGTTTTCGGACACCGATGGGATCCTGAGTTCTATGACCTTACCGTGGAGGCTTGTGCTCTACTCGACGATTTCAAGAATATCCCCGACGGTGATCAGACCGAGGTTGGAGAACGAGGTATCTCGCTCTCCGGTGGGCAAAAGGCCCGATTGACCCTTGCAAGAGCCGTTTATGCTCGTGCGGATATCTACATCCTCGATGACATCTTGTCTGCGGTCGACCAACATGTCGGTCGCCATCTGATTAACCGGGTCCTTGGTAAGGATGGTATTCTCAGCAGCAAGACGCGAATCCTAGCTACCAATTCCATTCCGGTGCTCAAGACCGCGGACTTCATCGGTTTGTTGCGTGACAAGACCCTCGTCGAGAAGGGAACTTATGAGCAACTGCTGGCAATGAAGGGTGAAGTCGCGAACCTCATCCGCACGACCATGAACGATTCGGACGATGAAGCTGAAGGCAGCAATCTTGCTAGTCCTGAGAGCTCGGATTCGGCCACTGTGATTGACAACCCCGACTCTGAAGTTTCAGATGCGGATGAGGCCGAAGGTGAAGTTGGTAACCTGCTTCCCATTAGGTCTGGTGGTCAGGCTCGGAGAGCGAGCACTCACACTCTACGTCGGGCTAGTACGGCAAGCTGGCATGGTCCGCAGCGCAAGGTGGCTGACGAAGAGAACGCCCTGAAAAGCAAACAGACACAGGAAACTTCGCAGCAGGGCAAGGTCAGCTGGGACGTCTATCTCGAATATGCCAAGAACAGCAATGTCATCGCGGTCGGATTTTACCTCTTTGCTCTTTTGGCCGCGCAGACCTGCCAGGTTGCTGGTAGTTACTGGTTGAAGTACTTTTCCGAGACGAATGAGAGACAGGGAAACAACGCAAATGTGGGCAAGTTCATTGGAGTGTACTTGGCTTTCGGACTGGGTTCGTCTCTGTTGGTCATTTTGCAGAACTTGATTCTCTGGATTTTCTGCTCGATTGAGGCTTCGCGAAAGATGCATGAACGGATGGCTTTCTCGATCTTCCGTTCTCCCATGAGTTTCTTCGAGACGACACCTTCTGGACGGATTCTCAACCGGTTTTCGAGTGACATTTATCGTATTGACGAAGTCCTTGCTCGTACGTTTAACATGCTGTTTGGAAACTCCGCCAAAGCCCTCTTTACGATGATCGTCATCGCTTCTTCAACTCCGGCGTTCATTCTGGTTGTTCTTCCTTTGGGCTACATCTATCTCAGCTACCAGAAATATTACCTGAGAACATCTCGCGAGTTGAAGCGTCTGGACAGCGTTAGCCGGAGTCCGATCTACGCACACTTCCAGGAGTCTTTGGGCGGAGTGTCGACTATCCGGGCATATAAGCAGGAGGACCGATTCACTCTTGAGAATGAATGGCGCATGGATGCCAACCTCCGTGCCTACTTCCCGTCTATTTGCGTCAACAGATGGTTGGCCGTACGACTCGAATTCATTGGTTCCATCGTTATTCTGTCGTCTGCTCTGCTCTCCATCCTGTCCGTCGCGACCCGCAGTGGTTTGTCTGCGGGCATGGTCGGTTTGGCTATGTCGTACGCTTTGCAGATTACTCAGTCTCTCAACTGGATCGTTCGACAGACGGTGGAAGTAGAAACCAACATTGTCTCCGTCGAGCGTGTTCTCGAGTATGCTGAGCTGCCCAGCGAAGCACCCGAGGTCATCTTCAAGAACCGACCGGCTATCGGCTGGCCAGGACAGGGTGCGGTGTCGTTTAACAATTACAGCACGCGCTACCGACCGGGACTTGACCTGGTACTCAAGGATATTAGCCTCGACATCAAGCCTCACGAGAAgattggtgttgttggtcgCACAGGCGCTGGAAAGAGTTCTCTTACTTTGGCACTGTTCCGGATTATCGAGCCGGACAATGGTAGTATCAAGATTGATGGCTTGGACGTATCTACGATTGGTTTGTTCGATCTACGCGGTCGCCTCGCGATTATTCCTCAGGATCCGGCTATGTTCGAGGGTACCTTGAGAGACAACCTCGACCCGCGACATGCGCATGGCGATATGGAGCTCTGGAGTGTCCTGGAACATGCTAGACTGAAGGACCACGTCGCTAGCATGGAGGGACAATTAGATGCCCGTATTCAGGAAGGAG GATCGAATCTGAGCCAAGGCCAGCGTCAGCTAGTTTCGCTTGCTAGAGCATTGCTAACACCGAGCAATATTCTCGTTCTGGATGAGGCAACA GCGGCTGTCGATGTGGAAACGGACGCACTTCTGCAACGGACTTTGCGCAGCAGCATCTTCTCGGACCGCACCATCATCACGATTGCGCACCGCATCAACACGATCATTGATTCCGATCGAATCATTGTCCTAGACCAGGGACGAGTCGCCGAGTTCGACACACCCGCGGAGCTCGTCAAGCAGCGCGGGAAATTCTACGACCTGGCCAAGGAAGCCGGATTACTGGATAACGACGGAATCGCAATTCTGCAATGA
- a CDS encoding putative C2H2 finger and ankyrin domain protein (BUSCO:EOG09262BCZ;~COG:S;~EggNog:ENOG410PGAY;~InterPro:IPR041175,IPR020683,IPR036770;~PFAM:PF18826) translates to MAADTVTAEELLKRPLYVYDLPQEILSTLSAKNQNQAVAVQSDAEEDVREANETAEQEHVVATASSCALCKVSFSNVQEQRDHVRSDHHRYNLKAQLRGAPTYDETQFSKAVGELDESISGSESSSEEDEGDTSQPTLTALLKKQAKISQANDEEEVSSKKQNAGKHPLLWFSSSALPSNTSLGIYRALFSDVEQDEPAYLVDSLRQKQLDPIRPQRNNGPAAKAPATQSKPSPHIFMCMIGGGHFAAMLVSLAPEIHRRQGGVEERQARVIAHKSFHRYTTRRKQGGSQSTSDASRGAAHSAGSSLRRYNEAALEKEVRELFRDWKQMIDDAEFLFIRATGSTNRRILFGQYEGQFLKQNDPRIRGFPFSTRRATQTELLRCFKELSRVKVSQVDEAALAAAEAKQRQEEAAKQQAPRQQQPEKPKISKEDEEALLHTTQIQAFIRRSKIPALMSYISNNSIPPSFTFKPSDSQQNFRCPTPLHLAANLSSHSVVMALLTKANADPTVVNGEGKTPFELVGDRATRDAFRIARHELGESKWNWDTAKVPSAISKADADNRAERERKSAEEEEANRRKAELDRLKREEAERTAQTEQRKNAGGRTLGALEKTPAEKREEEMRGMTPEMRMRLERERRARAAEERIRRMQGK, encoded by the exons ATGGCTGCAGACACAGTGACTGCTGAAGAGCTCCTGAAGAGGCCCTTATACG TTTATGATCTCCCGCAGGAAATCCTCTCAACTTTAAGCGCCAAAAACCAGAACCAAGCCGTCGCCGTGCAAAGCgacgccgaagaagacgtTCGAGAAGCGAAcgaaacagctgaacaagaACACGTTGTCGCGACAGCCTCATCATGCGCCCTTTGCAAGGTGTCCTTCTCCAACGTGCAGGAGCAGCGAGACCACGTCCGATCGGATCACCACCGGTATAACCTGAAGGCGCAACTACGCGGGGCTCCGACTTATGACGAGACACAGTTCAGCAAGGCGGTCGGGGAATTGGATGAATCTATATCCGGGTCTGAGTCGTCGtcggaagaggacgagggaGATACGTCGCAGCCAACACTCACTGCTTTGCTGAAGAAGCAAGCTAAGATTTCCCAAGCgaatgatgaggaggaagtaTCGTCGAAAAAGCAGAATGCTGGGAAACATCCTCTGTTGTGGTTTTCAAGTTCCGCTTTGCCTTCGAACACGTCGCTGGGTATCTACAGAGCCCTGTTTAGTGACGTTGAGCAAGACGAGCCCGCATACCTTGTCGATTCGCTGCGGCAAAAACAGTTGGACCCAATCAGACCACAGCGCAATAACGGACCTGCCGCAAAAGCCCCCGCGACTCAGTCGAAACCCAGTCCTCATATCTTCATGTGCATGATCGGTGGCGGTCACTTTGCTGCCATGCTGGTTTCTCTCGCACCGGAAATTCATCGAAGACAAGGTGGAGTAGAAGAAAGACAAGCGCGCGTCATTGCACACAAGTCGTTCCATCGTTATACCACGCGACGGAAGCAAGGTGGATCGCAATCTACTAGCGATGCCTCAAGAGGAGCCGCGCATTCGGCAGGTTCTAGCTTGCGACGCTATAATGAAGCTGCACTCGAGAAGGAGGTAAGGGAATTATTCAGAGACTGGAAACAAATGATAGACGATGCCGAGTTTTTGTTCATCCGGGCCACGGGAAGTACGAACCGGAGGATCCTGTTTGGGCAGTACGAAGGTCAATTTTTGAAACAAAACGACCCAAGAATAAGAGGATTTCCGTTCAGTACCCGCAGAGCTACCCAGACTGAGCTCCTGCGATGCTTCAAGGAACTCAGTCGTGTCAAAGTGAGCCAGGTGGACGAGGCGGCCCTCGCTGCGGCCGAGGCCAAACAACGCCAGGAAGAGGCAGCGAAACAGCAAGCACCACGtcaacaacaaccagaaAAACCAAAGATATCaaaggaggatgaagaagccCTTCTTCACACGACACAGATTCAAGCGTTCATCCGCCGTTCGAAAATTCCGGCTCTAATGTCCTACATATCCAACAACTCTATACCTCCATCTTTCACCTTCAAACCGTCTGATTCACAACAGAACTTCAGGTGTCCGACGCCACTTCATCTGGCAGCAAACCTCAGCTCACACTCTGTTGTCATGGCACTTCTCACGAAAGCCAACGCAGACCCAACGGTCGTGAATGGCGAAGGGAAAACACCGTTCGAACTTGTAGGAGACCGCGCCACCCGTGATGCTTTTCGTATCGCGCGTCACGAACTAGGAGAATCTAAGTGGAACTGGGACACTGCCAAGGTTCCCTCAGCGATCTCCAAAGCCGACGCAGACAACCGAGCAGAACGAGAGCGCAAGTctgctgaagaggaagaagcgaATAGACGCAAAGCGGAGCTGGATCGCCTAAAACGTGAGGAAGCAGAGAGGACAGCGCAGACGGAGCAACGGAAGAATGCTGGTGGCCGGACGTTGGGCGCATTGGAGAAGACACCTGCTGAGAAACGAGAAGAGGAGATGCGGGGCATGACACcggagatgaggatgagattgGAGAGAGAGCGTCGCGCAAGAGCAGCTGAAGAGCGGATTCGGAGGATGCAGGGGAAATGA